Proteins from a single region of Apium graveolens cultivar Ventura chromosome 7, ASM990537v1, whole genome shotgun sequence:
- the LOC141670837 gene encoding dihydroflavonol 4-reductase-like — translation MEGKMPVCVTGAAGYIGSWLVKRLLERGYHVRATVRDPGNEKKVKHLLELENACTNLSLWKADLTEEGSYDDAIQGCEAVFHVATPMELLLLEDNASMEEVNSTTVNGILSIMRSCSKAKTVKRFIYTASVYTIAMQPQPILVHEYTEDNWSDVGFCYDRKMFGWMYAIAKTSAEKAGWKYAEETGIDMVTVHPALVVGHSITPVTSFSIDAATSLYAKDEATMASLKGLNGITAVHVDDVCNAHIYLYEHPLAKGRYICSSQSFNIFDIAHSLGLKYPGTDIPTKFGVLDQTFAVPCSSRKLVDLGFKFTHYHKDAGDLCAETIESCIEKGLL, via the exons ATGGAGGGGAAGATGCCGGTTTGTGTAACGGGAGCGGCAGGGTACATTGGCTCCTGGCTTGTGAAGAGGCTTCTGGAAAGAGGATACCATGTTAGAGCTACTGTCCGGGATCCtg GAAATGAGAAGAAGGTGAAGCATTTATTAGAGCTGGAGAATGCATGTACAAACTTGAGCTTGTGGAAGGCAGATCTAACAGAGGAAGGCAGTTATGATGATGCAATTCAAGGTTGTGAAGCTGTCTTCCATGTTGCCACCCCCATGGAACTGTTACTTCTGGAAGACAATGCTAGC ATGGAAGAGGTGAATTCAACAACAGTGAATGGAATACTGAGCATAATGAGGTCCTGCTCCAAGGCCAAAACTGTCAAGAGGTTCATCTACACCGCATCTGTGTACACCATTGCTATGCAGCCTCAACCCATACTAGTCCACGAGTACACAGAAGATAACTGGTCTGATGTTGGCTTCTGCTATGATCGCAAGATGTTTGGATGG ATGTATGCTATAGCGAAAACCAGTGCTGAAAAGGCTGGGTGGAAAT ATGCCGAAGAAACTGGGATTGATATGGTCACCGTTCATCCTGCTCTTGTCGTTGGGCATTCTATTACTCCTGTCACAAGTTTTAGTATTGACGCCGCAACTTCCTTGTATGCAA AAGACGAAGCAACCATGGCTTCTCTGAAGGGCTTGAATGGAATAACTGCTGTACACGTGGATGATGTTTGTAATGCTCACATTTATCTATATGAGCATCCGCTAGCCAAGGGAAGATACATTTGCTCCTCTCAGAGTTTTAACATCTTTGATATTGCACATTCCCTTGGCCTCAAGTACCCAGGCACAGATATCCCAACCAA ATTCGGGGTCTTAGACCAGACTTTTGCCGTCCCTTGTTCATCGAGGAAGCTGGTGGACCTCGGGTTTAAGTTTACCCACTACCACAAAGATGCCGGTGACCTGTGCGCAGAAACTATTGAATCGTGCATAGAAAAGGGCTTGCTATGA